A window of the Sphaerobacter thermophilus DSM 20745 genome harbors these coding sequences:
- a CDS encoding CocE/NonD family hydrolase, with product MDQAGESRSRPTYEVVVARDVMVPMRDGVRLATDIYRPARDGEPLPGPFPALLVRTPYDKSVPHTVETKGIFFARHGYVVAIQDVRGRYASEGTFAFLSQEAEDGYDTVEWLAAQPWCDGKVGTFGTSYLAWVQNALAALNPPHLAAMYINQGGAQAHSSSVRHNGAFELRFMAWAFMGAATSPEAAANPAVRQALANTRFRDWLQRLPLRPGQSPLALVPSYERWLFDIWTRGDYDEFWSQPSLDFLAHVEQHADVPMLFTGGWYDSYTRATLENFAAFSAAKRGPVRVIMGPWTHGTEMPDRTWAGDVEFGPGASIAGTFADNVYDHHLRFFDRYLKGLDTGIDDDPPVWIFVMGGGDGHRTPEGRLFHGGRWRAEREWPLARTRYTEYYLGPGGTLGTEPPTAPSASSSFRFDPDDPVPTVGGNMSSLNDFAPVPAEIADKVRLEDRWASIVKVGPWDQRTTPDTFGARPPYLPLSSRPDILVFQTEPLEEPVEVTGPLRAVLWVSSTAVDTDVTVKLIDVYPPSPDYPEGYALNLSDSILRLRYRNSPERAELMTPGEVYRVEIPLYPTSNLFGRGHRIRVDISSSNFPRFDVNPNTGEPLGRHTHTQVAINTIHHDRDHPSHIVLPLIPVEEEDADA from the coding sequence ATGGATCAGGCTGGCGAATCGCGCTCGCGGCCGACATACGAGGTCGTCGTCGCCCGGGATGTCATGGTGCCGATGCGCGATGGGGTGCGACTGGCGACCGACATCTACCGCCCCGCGCGCGATGGGGAGCCGCTCCCCGGGCCGTTCCCCGCTCTCCTCGTCCGCACGCCCTACGACAAGAGCGTGCCGCACACCGTCGAGACCAAGGGGATCTTCTTCGCCCGGCACGGCTACGTCGTGGCGATTCAGGACGTGCGCGGTCGCTATGCCTCCGAGGGAACCTTCGCCTTCCTCTCCCAGGAGGCAGAGGACGGATATGATACCGTCGAGTGGCTGGCGGCGCAACCCTGGTGCGATGGGAAGGTCGGTACCTTCGGCACCTCCTACCTCGCCTGGGTGCAGAACGCGCTCGCCGCGCTCAACCCGCCGCACCTGGCCGCGATGTACATCAACCAGGGCGGTGCCCAGGCGCACTCCAGCTCGGTGCGGCACAACGGCGCCTTTGAGCTCCGCTTCATGGCCTGGGCCTTCATGGGCGCGGCCACCAGCCCGGAAGCCGCGGCCAATCCCGCGGTGCGCCAGGCCCTGGCCAACACCCGCTTCCGTGACTGGCTGCAGCGCCTCCCGCTGCGCCCCGGCCAGAGCCCGCTGGCGCTCGTGCCGAGCTACGAGCGCTGGCTCTTCGATATCTGGACCCGCGGCGACTACGACGAGTTCTGGTCCCAGCCCTCGCTCGACTTCCTGGCGCACGTCGAGCAGCACGCCGACGTGCCCATGCTCTTCACCGGCGGCTGGTACGACTCCTACACCCGGGCCACGTTGGAGAACTTCGCGGCCTTCTCTGCCGCCAAGCGTGGTCCGGTTCGGGTCATCATGGGCCCGTGGACGCACGGCACCGAGATGCCCGACCGCACGTGGGCCGGCGACGTGGAGTTCGGCCCGGGAGCCTCGATCGCCGGCACCTTCGCGGACAACGTCTACGACCATCACCTGCGCTTCTTCGATCGCTATCTCAAGGGGCTGGACACCGGGATCGATGACGACCCGCCGGTGTGGATCTTCGTCATGGGTGGCGGCGACGGGCACCGCACGCCCGAGGGGCGGCTGTTCCACGGCGGCCGCTGGCGCGCCGAACGCGAGTGGCCACTCGCGCGCACGCGCTACACCGAGTACTACCTCGGCCCGGGCGGGACGCTCGGGACCGAGCCCCCGACTGCGCCGAGTGCGTCCAGCAGCTTCCGCTTCGATCCGGACGACCCGGTTCCGACGGTCGGCGGCAACATGTCGTCGCTCAACGACTTTGCCCCGGTGCCGGCAGAGATCGCGGACAAAGTGCGGCTGGAGGACCGCTGGGCCAGCATCGTCAAGGTCGGCCCGTGGGACCAGCGTACGACGCCCGATACCTTTGGGGCCCGGCCGCCCTACCTGCCCCTGAGCAGCCGGCCCGACATCCTGGTGTTCCAGACTGAGCCGCTGGAGGAGCCGGTGGAGGTGACCGGGCCGCTGCGGGCAGTGCTGTGGGTCTCCTCCACGGCCGTCGACACTGATGTGACGGTGAAGCTGATCGATGTCTACCCGCCGAGCCCGGATTACCCGGAGGGCTACGCGCTCAACCTCTCTGACAGCATCCTCCGGCTTCGCTACCGCAACAGCCCGGAGCGGGCCGAGTTGATGACGCCGGGCGAGGTCTACCGCGTGGAGATCCCGCTCTACCCGACGAGCAACCTGTTCGGCCGCGGCCACCGGATCAGGGTCGATATCTCGAGCAGCAACTTCCCGCGCTTTGACGTCAACCCGAATACCGGGGAGCCGCTGGGCCGTCACACACACACCCAGGTGGCGATCAACACGATCCACCACGACCGGGACCATCCATCGCACATCGTCTTGCCGCTGATCCCCGTTGAAGAGGAGGACGCGGACGCCTGA
- the dinB gene encoding DNA polymerase IV gives MSVATHWPRVIVHADLDAFFAAAEILRRPELRGKPVIVGGRPGGRGVVAAASYEARAYGVRSAMPIAQAVRLCPHGVFLPGDHAYYRELSGRFRAILERFSPLVEMVSVDEAYLDLSHSERSVGPPLEAARAIKRQVREELGLTVSLGVATSRLVAKIASDLDKPDGLRLIEPGAEAVTLAPLPVERMPGIGPKSVERLQRIGVTTLGGLARMPAAALRPIFGRRADEVIARARGIDPRPVNPEREPAKSIGRERTFGQDLTDRHEIERALYHLAERTGRDLRREGLQGRVVAVKLRYSDFETVGRQRRLPRPTDDHQEIAEVAMDLVARLLEERQAPVRLLGVRVAGLGPAAIQLTMFGDDPLRRHRLNHALDDLAARYHAGLVIPARVARHT, from the coding sequence ATGAGCGTCGCGACGCACTGGCCGCGGGTCATCGTCCACGCCGACCTCGACGCCTTCTTCGCCGCCGCCGAGATCCTGCGCCGGCCGGAGCTGCGGGGCAAGCCGGTCATCGTCGGCGGGCGGCCCGGCGGGCGCGGTGTGGTCGCCGCCGCCAGCTACGAGGCCCGCGCGTACGGCGTCCGCTCGGCCATGCCGATCGCGCAGGCGGTCCGACTCTGCCCGCACGGCGTCTTCCTGCCCGGCGACCATGCCTACTACCGCGAGCTATCGGGCCGCTTCCGCGCCATCCTGGAGCGCTTCAGCCCGCTGGTCGAGATGGTGAGCGTCGACGAAGCCTACCTCGACTTGAGCCACTCCGAGCGCAGCGTCGGCCCCCCGCTGGAGGCGGCGCGCGCCATCAAGCGGCAGGTGCGCGAAGAGTTGGGGCTAACCGTCTCGCTCGGCGTCGCCACCAGCCGCCTCGTGGCCAAGATCGCCTCCGATCTCGACAAGCCGGACGGCCTGCGCCTGATCGAGCCGGGCGCCGAGGCGGTCACCCTGGCCCCGCTGCCGGTCGAGCGCATGCCCGGCATCGGCCCGAAGTCGGTCGAGCGGCTCCAGCGCATCGGCGTCACGACGCTCGGCGGGCTGGCGCGGATGCCGGCGGCGGCGCTGCGGCCGATCTTCGGTCGGCGCGCAGACGAAGTGATCGCCCGCGCCCGCGGCATCGACCCGCGGCCGGTGAACCCGGAGCGCGAGCCTGCCAAGTCGATCGGGCGCGAGCGCACCTTCGGCCAGGACCTCACCGACCGGCACGAGATCGAGCGCGCCCTCTACCACCTCGCTGAGCGGACCGGACGCGACCTCCGCCGTGAGGGGCTGCAGGGCCGCGTGGTCGCGGTCAAGCTGCGCTACAGCGACTTCGAGACAGTCGGGCGGCAGCGACGGCTGCCCCGGCCGACCGACGACCACCAGGAGATCGCGGAGGTTGCGATGGACCTGGTGGCCCGTCTGCTGGAGGAGCGCCAGGCGCCGGTGCGCCTGCTCGGCGTACGGGTGGCCGGGCTCGGCCCGGCCGCGATCCAGCTCACGATGTTCGGCGACGACCCGCTGCGGCGGCACCGGCTCAACCACGCCCTCGACGATCTCGCCGCGCGCTACCACGCCGGACTGGTCATCCCGGCACGAGTAGCACGTCATACGTGA
- a CDS encoding RNA polymerase sigma factor: protein MAQALFTESLGDFDPTPNLDTLITTLARRAKEDPAARNVLYRALGFKVQRFVRRYHRRAERLVICDLEDITQEAFVVFCDLVAAWPGQESFLGYFFSRFPWRLARAIDIIERGWSAARLTPLDDLDTARSIAPLDPDDLFALAEIGAGLDPRDRMVLELHIGYRLHLREVAHVLGVHPQTVYRAWARITAEVRRMWPEIPPKRARRKRSRPRQPDDGPR from the coding sequence GTGGCGCAGGCGCTCTTCACAGAGTCGCTCGGAGACTTCGATCCGACACCGAACCTGGACACGCTCATCACCACGCTGGCGCGCCGGGCAAAGGAGGATCCGGCCGCCCGCAACGTGCTCTACCGCGCGCTCGGCTTCAAAGTCCAGCGCTTCGTGCGGCGCTACCACCGCCGCGCCGAGCGGCTGGTCATCTGTGATCTGGAGGACATCACACAGGAGGCGTTCGTCGTCTTCTGCGACCTGGTCGCGGCCTGGCCGGGTCAGGAGAGCTTCCTCGGCTACTTCTTCAGTCGCTTCCCCTGGCGGCTCGCCCGCGCCATCGACATCATCGAGCGCGGCTGGTCGGCGGCCCGGCTCACTCCGCTGGACGACCTCGACACTGCTCGCTCCATCGCGCCGCTCGACCCCGACGACCTGTTCGCCCTGGCCGAGATCGGCGCCGGGCTCGACCCACGCGACCGCATGGTGCTGGAGCTCCACATCGGCTACCGGCTGCACCTGCGCGAGGTGGCCCACGTGCTCGGCGTCCACCCGCAGACGGTCTACCGCGCCTGGGCGCGGATCACCGCCGAGGTGCGCCGCATGTGGCCCGAGATCCCGCCGAAGCGGGCGCGCCGGAAGCGCAGCCGACCCCGTCAGCCGGACGACGGACCTCGGTAG
- a CDS encoding DNA polymerase Y family protein, translated as MTVSIACVSIPHFALRVEVLERPELDGRPLVLATPPGGRNLVDDCTLEAIAAGIRPGLSLREVTALCPDAVVVQPNPVRDAAVFERIVTRLEGLSPLVEPAAPGCCYVDLRGLDRHYGSPERAAARLLQAVPPLLRPRAGIAPGKFAARVAAGQAAPGGWHIVAPEDVATFLADKPIDWLPLPPDMLRRLERLGLRTMRDLAELPAHAVQARFGPEGRRAWELAQGLDSDPVRPRERAESVVVELSLPAPATSRDALMIALRQLVTRAFARPALHGRGVRQARLRAHLEGGRSWEHVATLREPAGRERLIDALGHRLQAVTLPAPLEALTLELTGLTAVAAHQETLFGTRPRRARQLIEAIRQLKQRYGTSPIYRVVEVEPWSRIPERRRALISFDP; from the coding sequence ATGACGGTGAGCATCGCCTGCGTCAGCATCCCCCACTTCGCACTCCGGGTCGAGGTCCTCGAGCGCCCGGAGCTCGACGGCAGGCCGCTCGTGCTCGCCACCCCACCCGGGGGCCGCAACCTGGTCGATGACTGCACACTCGAAGCCATCGCCGCGGGCATCCGCCCCGGTCTGTCATTGCGCGAGGTGACCGCCCTCTGCCCCGACGCCGTCGTCGTCCAGCCGAACCCGGTGCGCGACGCGGCCGTGTTCGAGCGCATCGTCACCCGGCTCGAAGGGCTCAGCCCACTGGTCGAGCCGGCCGCGCCCGGCTGTTGTTACGTCGACCTGCGCGGGCTCGACCGCCACTACGGCTCGCCGGAGCGCGCGGCCGCCCGCCTGCTCCAAGCCGTCCCGCCGCTCCTGCGCCCGCGGGCCGGCATCGCGCCGGGGAAGTTCGCCGCGCGCGTCGCAGCCGGACAGGCGGCGCCGGGCGGCTGGCACATCGTCGCGCCGGAGGACGTCGCAACCTTCCTGGCCGACAAGCCGATCGACTGGCTGCCCCTTCCACCGGACATGCTGCGCCGACTGGAGCGCCTGGGGCTGCGCACCATGCGTGACCTCGCGGAGCTCCCGGCCCACGCGGTCCAGGCCCGCTTCGGCCCCGAGGGCCGCCGCGCCTGGGAGCTGGCCCAGGGGCTGGACAGCGACCCGGTCCGCCCGCGCGAGCGCGCCGAGTCGGTTGTCGTCGAACTGTCCCTGCCGGCACCGGCCACCAGCCGCGACGCCCTGATGATTGCCCTGCGCCAGCTCGTCACCCGCGCCTTCGCGCGCCCCGCGCTCCACGGCCGGGGTGTGCGGCAGGCACGACTGCGGGCCCACCTGGAGGGCGGCCGCTCCTGGGAGCACGTCGCCACCCTCCGCGAGCCGGCCGGGCGCGAGCGGCTGATCGACGCCCTCGGCCACCGGCTCCAGGCAGTGACACTCCCGGCCCCGCTGGAAGCGCTCACCCTGGAGCTGACCGGCCTGACCGCGGTAGCCGCCCACCAGGAGACGCTCTTCGGCACCCGCCCCCGGCGCGCCCGGCAACTCATCGAGGCCATCCGCCAGCTCAAACAGCGCTACGGTACATCCCCGATCTATCGCGTCGTGGAGGTCGAGCCATGGTCCCGAATCCCCGAGCGGAGACGCGCGCTGATCAGCTTCGACCCCTAA